A region of the Peromyscus eremicus unplaced genomic scaffold, PerEre_H2_v1 PerEre#2#unplaced_113, whole genome shotgun sequence genome:
CTAGCCTCAGGTATGATCACATTTAATGCTCAAAATAACATCTTCAAAgattattattactgttgtcatttcaaagatttttttaagtgtttcactTAAGCTTAATTATATTTCATAGTTCACTTAACAAGGTAGGTGGGTGGACCAGGGGAAGATCTGGAATTTAAACCCAGACAGCTTAAGAGCTTTTTTTGAGCCTGTGCCAACAGCACCACTCAGGACTGGGTAAACATCCGCTGTTGTAATCAGACTGACCTGTGCTAGGCAGGTCACTTTGTGTTCATGGGCAAGGGGATTAAGGCTTTAGAGGTTTGGAGTAAACACCAGGAATGGTGGCTTATCAGTAATCTCAGCATCTGGAAAGCAAAGACAgggggattgccatgagtttgtggCAGCCCAGGCTATGTAATGagatccaagccagcctgggttacaaagtgagaccctgtcccaaaaataaacaaacaataaataagatACTAACCACTGAAAAGAGGGAAGTGATCCAATTATGTAAAGAGTAATGATTTAAATGCAAAATAGAAAGTGGCATGTAGAAATTCCTATAATCTATAAGAAACCACAAATAATTCCTATTTAACGTGGAAATGCAGTTCAGTGTGACTATGTTTAATTCTGAAGAATTCACCATCCACTAAAACACATAAGTTTGTTAGATGAGACGATGAAAAAGACTTGAAatctgagtgcttgcctagcacaccagaggtcctgggttcaatccccagcaccacataaaactgggtatggtgtcacacacctgtaaacccagcactagtGAAATGAAGacaagagggtcaggagttcaaagtcacccagAGTATCTGACACTGTTAGAAAGAAATAGACTTGGAATCTGTCCATAATCATGAAATTCTCCAAGTATAAAGAATGCATTTCCTCTGAGAGAGGCCTGAAACACCCAGCCAAATACAGTTTCTTCCTCTGCTGTGTGCCTGGCTAGTAACctgtaaatggacatttctctcccacctgccaattcccaaataaccactcagagggtTATACTAATTACAgaatgcttggccattagctcaggcttattattaactagctctttttacatttgaattaacccatttctattcatttatgtattgCCATATGgtctgtggcattactggtcctctggcatcttgtttcTTGGGTGGTTCACTGGCATCTCTCTTGCTCCATCCTTCTCCATCCCctccttagtttggtttttctgcctaaccttatcctgcctggctactggccaaacagattctttattaaccaatgagagtaatacatattcacagcgtacagaaggatcatcccacagcagtaaccTATTTGCCAAGATAAAGAATTGAGTGTTTAGATTCCCAAGCATGTAGGAATGAAAGTTGCTCAGCTGGAGTTGGCACCCATCTGACTGAATCCCTGTGGGGTCGGGGAGGCTTCAGGGTCTCACACCTTCCAGGGAATGTTCGGTTGTGAGCTATTGAATAACAGAAGCAATGGAGCATTCTGGAGGTATGCCTACGATGGACAGGATTTCATCGAATTCAACAAAGAAATCCCAGCCTGGATCCCCTTAGTCCCAGCAGCTGAGAACACCAAGCTGAAGTGGGAGGCAGAAAAAGTCTACACACAGCAAGCCAAGGCATACCTAGAGGAGGAGTGCCCCACAATGCTGAAGAGGTACCTGAACTACAGCAGATCTCATCTGGACCAAAAAGGTATGCACTGCTTTTATGATCTGCTCCAAGTACTAAACTGAAAACCAAGGTGATCTCAGGCTCAGGGGACCATGGCAGGTTGTCCCATCAATCCCTATTAGTCCCTTACTCCCTCAGCTTTCATCTACTAGGATTCATTCCTTCTGAAGACATGATGTGAGAGCCAAAACGAATGTTCATCAAAAAAGTGGAAAGAACTAGGGGTTACAGCTCAGTTTTAGAGCACCTGCTTAGACTCCCCCAATGAGAGgctgggatgtgactcagtggtagagcacctgcctagaatcccccagtgaggggctggggtatggctcagtggtagagtacctgcttagaatcccccagtgaggggctggggtgtggctcagtggtagagcacctgcttagaatcccccagtgaggggctggggtgtggctcagtggtagagcacctacctagcatgtacaagagtCTGGATTCAAtcttaaatacatacacacacacacacacacacacacacatacacacacacacatacacacacacacacacacacacacacacacaagtcaggaACAAAACTGGCTTAATTGCAAGGTTCCCTAAATAATCCTTGCTTTGCAGcacatgctgtaatcccagcactcagaaggttaaGGGTAGAGAGCATTGCCATGAGTTCAGGGCCTGCCTCCATGACAAGTACCAGGAGAGCTATACCCTGTCTCTGaaaggggtgggagagatggagaaagaaagaactgggaTTCAGCTTCAGTTGGCACTCAAATTCCACATTTCAGATTCCAAACTCCATAGCAGTTCCTCGATACAGTGATGCCTCTCATCTTGTTTGTAGTGAGGAGGTAGGTGTGTTAAACGTCTGGCTAGGAAGGAAGAACAAACAGGAGCAGAATCAAGTGCCACACACTGAAACATCActggagaaaaggggaaatgactATTTAGAATATGAAACAGCTTAATGGACAGAGAtgtggacagaaggaaggagctgggctgagatgggggtggggctaTAAAGCACACTTAAGACACTCAGaatctgggcatggtagtacatgccagtaatcctagcacttggggcaGGAATaacacaagttcaagaccagcctgggctacgcacgtagtgaggtcctgtctctatgttttgttctgtctgtgtgtgtatgatgtattatatatgtatgtatgcataaatgtatgtatgagggtgcatgtgtggagattgGAAGAGAGCCTCAGCTGTTGGTCcccaccttctaccttgtttgagacaccAGGCTAGCCTGCCAACCAGCTTCCAggtattttcctgtctctgttacCCATCACCATATATGAGCTCTGGGGACAGAGACATGCATGACTGCATCCAACTTTTACATGTGTTCTGGAGATCCAAGCTCAGATCATCATGTTTATGCAGCcagccctttacccactgagctatctccccaaccctGTCTCAACTGACGTCGGTTGCCAACTGAAGTCAATACACCACAACATGAGGCAGGGAGTGAGAAAGTAGCTGTGGACATATTACATAACCCATCAGGGAAGGCTTGGGGGAAGCCTCAGACCTTCCTGAGCTTCACAAAGGTCTCTTGGTGGAGTCAGATTAAATGGTCATCCAGGGAGTTAGGAATGAAAGCATGGAAGGAAAAAGTCCACCTTAAAACTCTCAACATCCACACTTGATCCCTCCACAGATCCTCCCACTGTGACAATCACCAGCCGTGCAGCCCCAGGAAGAAAAAGGACATTCAAATGCCTGGCCTATGACTTCTACCCACAAGGAATAAGTCTGCACTGGAACCGGGCCGGCAAAATGCTGGCATCCAAATCAGGAGGTGTTTTTCCCAATGGAAATGGCACCTACCTGTCCTGGGTGGAGGTGGAAGTCCCTCCTCAGGACAGAGACCCCTACTTCTGCCACATAGAACATAGTGGACTGTCCCAGTCACTCTCGGTGCAGTGGGATGatacaaagaaagcaaaagccGAAAGCAACCCAGCAACTCAGCCTCAGTAAGTTACTCTCTCTGTGTGACATGAGAGAGTTGAGCTTCAGAAGTCAATGTCACCCACAAGGTCTTCCATGGGCAGCTGTGCGACAGATAACTAGAATCCAAGGAACAGGAGTGGGGACAGAAGACTTGAACACCAAGCACTGAGTACACACTCAATGTCAAATCACCTGGCCTTGTAAAACTCCTCACCGATTAATCTGTAAGCCCTCACAACCCCTCATGCCTAGTACTGCATAGAAAGGCATTTTAACCTTGGAGATGCTATAAAAGTGTGAGTTGATTTTACCATGTGTCCTgtatagttgttttgttttttgtttttgtttttttaaaactctttggggacccaccacccagctcccaaataaatacatggagacttattcttacttatgaatgcctgatcttagcttggtttgtttctagccagcttttctaacttaatgtgtttctcttctacattttgcctctgggctttttacttttctttattctatactgAATCATGAAtataattaatcttatcaataaaaacctgaGACGAGAGCAGGAGAGAAGCCACAGTCGTTTCCTTCCTCTTCCGTTCCTCCAGTCCAAAAGGGCCAttatcctgtctctgccccaccttttcacttcctgttcctctctgtgcagacctccagacctctatggttaactagtagctagctccagcCTCTGACtgtccaagcaagctttatttgtcagaacacaaagtaTCACATAACagtatgtctttcttcccttcttactccatggctggtggTGTGGCAGGGTACCTggcatccttctctccttctccttttcttgccccTCCCTaatctccttcttcttttctaaccgagatttctccttctatttattctctatgCCTAGCAGCCCCACATATCCCTCTCCCGCCTAGGCATATCCCTCTGTTGGCCATTCAgtgctttattagaccaatcaggtgttttagtcagacagagtaacacagctttacaaagttaaacgaatgcaacataaaagaatgcaacatctcttggcatcattaaacaaatattccatatacaaatgtaacacatcttaagctaatattccacaatagtcCTGCCCCCACACATTTGTTCTCATATTCACTCAAAGATGTCTTggctttatttctgttgttgtgaaagGATAACCTgacaaaaactattttaagagagaaaagggcCGTCTGGCTTATCCTTCCAGGTCTCTGTTGTATGATGCTATTCCTGGGGAGACGTGAGCAAACATTTACTAACCCCAGTTAGGGAACCAACTACAGATCGAAGAAATGTCCCACCTGGTGAACCAATTAGTTCAGATTATTTACATGAATATGAGtaagggattacttacaggagcagaaataactcaaaacAGTTTCATTACCAAAGTCCACTGAAGCACGGGTGATAGCATATGAAAACTGGAAACCTTGAGCCCACTACacaacctgcaggcagctcaatagTTTGGAGATTGTCCTTTGCAGTTAGCTCAGCTAGTCTGAGCCTCTCCCAGGCAACAAGGCTGGTCTATGCTTCTTCCAGAAAACTCATCTTGTCTGTGACTGTCTCGTGGTAGTCTTTATTACTCATGTAGGCTTGGAGAGGGCGGGGCCTAGTAAATCTAATCAGTTTCAGTGACTTCCTGAAGCTAGTGAATCCCCTGAAGAATGAAATATTTCACATTCCCTTAGCCCATCCTGTTCCTTCACCTCCCTTTTAACATTCTATGTCTTAACAAGCTTTCCTCCAAGATGAAAGTATGTAATCTTGAAAGAAATTACTAAACAGcagttgtagtccatcactgtggAGAAGCCAATGCAGGAACTTGAAGTAActagtcacatccacagtcaagagcagagagaaaaatgaagtcatgcATGCCTACAACTGCTTAGTACCATCTCTACATACAGTCCAGGatctcctgcctagggaatggtgccacccacagtgggtagagaacttctcacctcaattaacataatcaagataatctgaACAGATATACTCATAGGCCAATCCAATATGGGcagtccctcattgagactttttctgggtgactctaggttgtgtcaaattggcaattaaaattaatcataaGGGCTgtcaaggtggctcagcaggtaaaggtatttgctgccaagcttatgacctgagttcaatctctaggacctacatggcagaaggagaaaaccaactcctggggctggagaaatagctcaatggttaagagcactgactgctcttctggaggacctgggtttaattcccaacacccatatagcagctcacaactgtctgtaactccaggtccagggaactcaacaccctcacacagacatacaagcaggcaaaataccaatgcacataaaataaaaataaattattttttaaaaaaagaaaaccaactcctgcaacctgcacatacatattctttctctctccctccttccctccctccctccatgctcTCTCTTGTGCTACCTCTCAATTTtaatctctttaaatttttaaaagaacttttttagatttattcatttttatttttattttattttgcatacaTACTTATGCTGCCTGTATCTTTGTCTGAGCACCATGTGCatccctggtgcccacagaggtcaagaGAAGGAATTGGATCTcatgaaactagagttatagatggttgtgaatcactctgtcggtgctgggaactgaactcaggacctctccgagggcaacaagtgctctttttttttttttaaacgagaAGTTTATTAAAACAACAAGACCCTTGACTTGAAGGGAAAACTAGGATCATTTGTTCAAGAGTAATTTACCCCTACTTAAAGAGAGATTGCCCTACATCTaacaaaaaagttataaaattgtccttggttttacaatgataaatgaaaaacattaaaattctcCAATCAAACAAGGTATGCAAGGATTTTGTTGTTGGGTTCTTTTGTTAAAACATTGAGAGCAAAATAACTTACTGGAATATAAAGGTAAGAGCTGGATGAGCATGCCACTGATGGAGAGAGGGGGATATTTTCACAGAACCAGTACTTTCCCCCAGACCATCTCCATCTGAtgtcaatcaaaacagaacattggccatttagtttaaaaaagaaaaaagctcaaATGCTTGTGCACGTACACCAGTTACTTTATGTACAATAAAGAAatggggacagggaaatgaaagaaTAGAGAAAACTACACTGCAGTAGTCAGGATGTGGTGGAACCAAATTGCAGCTTTCTAATTGGGAATGTATTCTTGGTCTATAACAAAATTCTGGAGTAAAGTACCAGGTTCACTTTTTAGTAGACATCTCCTGTCTGCTGCTGGAACACATCAATCGTATCTTCATCCTCCACGTCCAACTGTGCAGGTGTATCTGTTTCATTGATTGGTTGCCCATCAAACCAGAATCTGATCTGCCTCATTGACAAACCCTGTCGTTCACAATAGGCTTTCATTAGTTTACTAAGTGGTGTATGCCTCTTAATCTTAAACTTAGTATGTTCGTTGTTCTCAGTCTTGACTCCTTCCTTGGGTTTCTCGTCCGCCATGGCGAGCGCTGGAGTCTCCTCATCTGCCGCGTCACAAAAGAGGCACCGGTCGGCactgcagcaagtgctcttaaccatatcTCCAGTCCCCTAAAGAGATTtactaaggaaaagaaaaaaaaaaaaaacaccactacAACTATGTTTTAAAAACCTTTGAGCATCGTTTACCTTGGGGTATCACATGACCTGGATCCTGGGCATCATTCAGGCAACCACTGCTGGTAGCCACAGATATAGCCATAGCCCTGATAACTGTGGCAGTCAAAAAATCTGCACACtcgaggcaagcagatctctatgagtttggggACAgattggtctacacagtgagttccaggccagccaaggctacatagtaagaccctccctcaaaaaagaaaagaaaaggaatctaCATAAATAGACTTAGAGGCTGGACCCCCTTGCAGCCaagaaaggctagattcattcttaaggtgcctctcAGTCTTCTTTTCACGGATCCGGGTGAAGCCACACACCGGTGCCACCGACAC
Encoded here:
- the LOC131901578 gene encoding zinc-alpha-2-glycoprotein-like; translated protein: MVAVLLSLPLLLGPAVLQETGPYSLIFLYTGLSRPSKGIPRFQATAFLNDQAFFHYDSNSRKAEPVGPWSQVEGMEDWEKESQLQRAREEIFLVTLKDIMDYYKDSAGSHTFQGMFGCELLNNRSNGAFWRYAYDGQDFIEFNKEIPAWIPLVPAAENTKLKWEAEKVYTQQAKAYLEEECPTMLKRYLNYSRSHLDQKDPPTVTITSRAAPGRKRTFKCLAYDFYPQGISLHWNRAGKMLASKSGGVFPNGNGTYLSWVEVEVPPQDRDPYFCHIEHSGLSQSLSVQWDDTKKAKAESNPATQPQ
- the LOC131901577 gene encoding small ubiquitin-related modifier 2-like, coding for MVKSTCCSADRCLFCDAADEETPALAMADEKPKEGVKTENNEHTKFKIKRHTPLSKLMKAYCERQGLSMRQIRFWFDGQPINETDTPAQLDVEDEDTIDVFQQQTGDVY